A genomic window from Elaeis guineensis isolate ETL-2024a chromosome 3, EG11, whole genome shotgun sequence includes:
- the LOC105041070 gene encoding cytosolic sulfotransferase 12 isoform X7 — protein MDSPLLLSSVPSGAQQDEEDHDPIKDLTVQEQSNLISSLPKREGWMRVLRRYQGFWISDVAIPRLMAIQAHFKPRPTDVILVTQPKAGTTWLKALAFAIVNRSNYSFSQHPLLSRNPHECVPFIDLPYVGGHAADYKSLAQPRLLATHIPYSLLPASVADSDCRLVYLCRDPKDVLVSLWHFMKAMKPEIMELSPAFEMFCDGATPYGPVWEHNLEYWRESLRRPEKVLFLKYEEIVAEPMRSVKSLAEFMGCPFSEEEERDGAVEEVVRLCSFEKLSSMEVNKRGVGLMGGVTIQQANFFRKGKVGDWVNHLSRDMAERLDRLVHEKLNGSGLTFQLML, from the exons ATGGATTCCCCTCTTCTACTCTCCTCTGTACCATCCGGAGCTCAACAGGATGAGGAAGACCATGACCCGATCAAAGACTTGACAGTCCAGGAGCAAAGCAATCTTATATCTTCTCTTCCAAAACGAGAAGGTTGGATGCGTGTCCTCCGGAGGTACCAAGGCTTCTGGATTTCTGATGTCGCTATTCCACGCCTGATGGCCATCCAAGCCCACTTCAAACCTCGACCCACCGATGTGATCCTCGTCACCCAACCGAAGGCCGGCACCACCTGGCTCAAAGCTCTCGCCTTCGCCATCGTCAACCGCTCCAACTACTCTTTCTCCCAGCACCCATTACTCAGCCGCAACCCCCACGAGTGCGTCCCTTTTATAGACTTGCCCTACGTCGGCGGCCATGCCGCCGACTATAAATCACTCGCTCAGCCACGGCTCCTCGCCACCCACATCCCATACTCGCTGCTGCCGGCCTCCGTTGCCGACTCCGATTGCCGGCTTGTTTATTTGTGCCGAGACCCCAAGGACGTTCTGGTCTCGTTGTGGCACTTCATGAAGGCGATGAAGCCCGAGATCATGGAATTGAGTCCAGCTTTTGAGATGTTTTGCGACGGGGCCACTCCCTACGGTCCAGTCTGGGAGCATAATTTAGAGTACTGGAGGGAGAGTCTGAGGAGGCCCGAGAAGGTGTTGTTTTTGAAGTACGAGGAGATCGTGGCCGAGCCGATGAGGAGTGTTAAAAGTCTGGCGGAGTTCATGGGGTGCCCGTtctcggaggaggaggagagggatgGGGCGGTGGAGGAGGTCGTAAGGTTGTGCAGTTTTGAGAAGCTCAGCAGCATGGAAGTGAACAAAAGGGGAGTTGGGCTGATGGGCGGGGTAACGATCCAGCAGGCGAACTTCTTTAGAAAAGGCAAGGTGGGTGACTGGGTGAATCATTTGAGCCGTGACATGGCAGAGAGACTGGATCGGCTGGTCCACGAAAAGTTGAATGGATCAGGCCTGACCTTTCAACTG ATGTTATGA
- the LOC105041070 gene encoding cytosolic sulfotransferase 12 isoform X1 translates to MDSPLLLSSVPSGAQQDEEDHDPIKDLTVQEQSNLISSLPKREGWMRVLRRYQGFWISDVAIPRLMAIQAHFKPRPTDVILVTQPKAGTTWLKALAFAIVNRSNYSFSQHPLLSRNPHECVPFIDLPYVGGHAADYKSLAQPRLLATHIPYSLLPASVADSDCRLVYLCRDPKDVLVSLWHFMKAMKPEIMELSPAFEMFCDGATPYGPVWEHNLEYWRESLRRPEKVLFLKYEEIVAEPMRSVKSLAEFMGCPFSEEEERDGAVEEVVRLCSFEKLSSMEVNKRGVGLMGGVTIQQANFFRKGKVGDWVNHLSRDMAERLDRLVHEKLNGSGLTFQLEEPSPMLSCEARCTGMCRCAILYCCRTKACHRRCIKSPHNRSHPHIGCTNIVSTCY, encoded by the exons ATGGATTCCCCTCTTCTACTCTCCTCTGTACCATCCGGAGCTCAACAGGATGAGGAAGACCATGACCCGATCAAAGACTTGACAGTCCAGGAGCAAAGCAATCTTATATCTTCTCTTCCAAAACGAGAAGGTTGGATGCGTGTCCTCCGGAGGTACCAAGGCTTCTGGATTTCTGATGTCGCTATTCCACGCCTGATGGCCATCCAAGCCCACTTCAAACCTCGACCCACCGATGTGATCCTCGTCACCCAACCGAAGGCCGGCACCACCTGGCTCAAAGCTCTCGCCTTCGCCATCGTCAACCGCTCCAACTACTCTTTCTCCCAGCACCCATTACTCAGCCGCAACCCCCACGAGTGCGTCCCTTTTATAGACTTGCCCTACGTCGGCGGCCATGCCGCCGACTATAAATCACTCGCTCAGCCACGGCTCCTCGCCACCCACATCCCATACTCGCTGCTGCCGGCCTCCGTTGCCGACTCCGATTGCCGGCTTGTTTATTTGTGCCGAGACCCCAAGGACGTTCTGGTCTCGTTGTGGCACTTCATGAAGGCGATGAAGCCCGAGATCATGGAATTGAGTCCAGCTTTTGAGATGTTTTGCGACGGGGCCACTCCCTACGGTCCAGTCTGGGAGCATAATTTAGAGTACTGGAGGGAGAGTCTGAGGAGGCCCGAGAAGGTGTTGTTTTTGAAGTACGAGGAGATCGTGGCCGAGCCGATGAGGAGTGTTAAAAGTCTGGCGGAGTTCATGGGGTGCCCGTtctcggaggaggaggagagggatgGGGCGGTGGAGGAGGTCGTAAGGTTGTGCAGTTTTGAGAAGCTCAGCAGCATGGAAGTGAACAAAAGGGGAGTTGGGCTGATGGGCGGGGTAACGATCCAGCAGGCGAACTTCTTTAGAAAAGGCAAGGTGGGTGACTGGGTGAATCATTTGAGCCGTGACATGGCAGAGAGACTGGATCGGCTGGTCCACGAAAAGTTGAATGGATCAGGCCTGACCTTTCAACTG GAAGAGCCAAGTCCCATGCTTTCTTGCGAGGCTCGCTGTACGGGTATGTGCCGGTGTGCCATATTATACTGTTGCCGAACCAAGGCTTGCCATAGGAGGTGTATCAAATCTCCACATAACCGATCCCATCCCCACATTGGATGTACTAACATTGTATCAACATGTTATTGA
- the LOC105041070 gene encoding cytosolic sulfotransferase 12 isoform X3, which translates to MDSPLLLSSVPSGAQQDEEDHDPIKDLTVQEQSNLISSLPKREGWMRVLRRYQGFWISDVAIPRLMAIQAHFKPRPTDVILVTQPKAGTTWLKALAFAIVNRSNYSFSQHPLLSRNPHECVPFIDLPYVGGHAADYKSLAQPRLLATHIPYSLLPASVADSDCRLVYLCRDPKDVLVSLWHFMKAMKPEIMELSPAFEMFCDGATPYGPVWEHNLEYWRESLRRPEKVLFLKYEEIVAEPMRSVKSLAEFMGCPFSEEEERDGAVEEVVRLCSFEKLSSMEVNKRGVGLMGGVTIQQANFFRKGKVGDWVNHLSRDMAERLDRLVHEKLNGSGLTFQLMHSRSVELVLIKYCPLPSCIQGDQEEMRSGIVWSLMFLHGSEFFPSMIIN; encoded by the exons ATGGATTCCCCTCTTCTACTCTCCTCTGTACCATCCGGAGCTCAACAGGATGAGGAAGACCATGACCCGATCAAAGACTTGACAGTCCAGGAGCAAAGCAATCTTATATCTTCTCTTCCAAAACGAGAAGGTTGGATGCGTGTCCTCCGGAGGTACCAAGGCTTCTGGATTTCTGATGTCGCTATTCCACGCCTGATGGCCATCCAAGCCCACTTCAAACCTCGACCCACCGATGTGATCCTCGTCACCCAACCGAAGGCCGGCACCACCTGGCTCAAAGCTCTCGCCTTCGCCATCGTCAACCGCTCCAACTACTCTTTCTCCCAGCACCCATTACTCAGCCGCAACCCCCACGAGTGCGTCCCTTTTATAGACTTGCCCTACGTCGGCGGCCATGCCGCCGACTATAAATCACTCGCTCAGCCACGGCTCCTCGCCACCCACATCCCATACTCGCTGCTGCCGGCCTCCGTTGCCGACTCCGATTGCCGGCTTGTTTATTTGTGCCGAGACCCCAAGGACGTTCTGGTCTCGTTGTGGCACTTCATGAAGGCGATGAAGCCCGAGATCATGGAATTGAGTCCAGCTTTTGAGATGTTTTGCGACGGGGCCACTCCCTACGGTCCAGTCTGGGAGCATAATTTAGAGTACTGGAGGGAGAGTCTGAGGAGGCCCGAGAAGGTGTTGTTTTTGAAGTACGAGGAGATCGTGGCCGAGCCGATGAGGAGTGTTAAAAGTCTGGCGGAGTTCATGGGGTGCCCGTtctcggaggaggaggagagggatgGGGCGGTGGAGGAGGTCGTAAGGTTGTGCAGTTTTGAGAAGCTCAGCAGCATGGAAGTGAACAAAAGGGGAGTTGGGCTGATGGGCGGGGTAACGATCCAGCAGGCGAACTTCTTTAGAAAAGGCAAGGTGGGTGACTGGGTGAATCATTTGAGCCGTGACATGGCAGAGAGACTGGATCGGCTGGTCCACGAAAAGTTGAATGGATCAGGCCTGACCTTTCAACTG ATGCATTCCAGAAGCGTTGAGCTGGTTTTGATTAAGTACTGCCCGTTGCCAAGTTGCATCCAAGGAGACCAAGAAGAGATGAGATCGGGCATAGTTTGGAGTTTGATGTTTTTACATGGTTCGGAGTTCTTTCCATCGATGATCATCAACTAA
- the LOC105041070 gene encoding cytosolic sulfotransferase 12 isoform X5, translating to MDSPLLLSSVPSGAQQDEEDHDPIKDLTVQEQSNLISSLPKREGWMRVLRRYQGFWISDVAIPRLMAIQAHFKPRPTDVILVTQPKAGTTWLKALAFAIVNRSNYSFSQHPLLSRNPHECVPFIDLPYVGGHAADYKSLAQPRLLATHIPYSLLPASVADSDCRLVYLCRDPKDVLVSLWHFMKAMKPEIMELSPAFEMFCDGATPYGPVWEHNLEYWRESLRRPEKVLFLKYEEIVAEPMRSVKSLAEFMGCPFSEEEERDGAVEEVVRLCSFEKLSSMEVNKRGVGLMGGVTIQQANFFRKGKVGDWVNHLSRDMAERLDRLVHEKLNGSGLTFQLGDEDYWDVTRMMYAVRLALIEG from the exons ATGGATTCCCCTCTTCTACTCTCCTCTGTACCATCCGGAGCTCAACAGGATGAGGAAGACCATGACCCGATCAAAGACTTGACAGTCCAGGAGCAAAGCAATCTTATATCTTCTCTTCCAAAACGAGAAGGTTGGATGCGTGTCCTCCGGAGGTACCAAGGCTTCTGGATTTCTGATGTCGCTATTCCACGCCTGATGGCCATCCAAGCCCACTTCAAACCTCGACCCACCGATGTGATCCTCGTCACCCAACCGAAGGCCGGCACCACCTGGCTCAAAGCTCTCGCCTTCGCCATCGTCAACCGCTCCAACTACTCTTTCTCCCAGCACCCATTACTCAGCCGCAACCCCCACGAGTGCGTCCCTTTTATAGACTTGCCCTACGTCGGCGGCCATGCCGCCGACTATAAATCACTCGCTCAGCCACGGCTCCTCGCCACCCACATCCCATACTCGCTGCTGCCGGCCTCCGTTGCCGACTCCGATTGCCGGCTTGTTTATTTGTGCCGAGACCCCAAGGACGTTCTGGTCTCGTTGTGGCACTTCATGAAGGCGATGAAGCCCGAGATCATGGAATTGAGTCCAGCTTTTGAGATGTTTTGCGACGGGGCCACTCCCTACGGTCCAGTCTGGGAGCATAATTTAGAGTACTGGAGGGAGAGTCTGAGGAGGCCCGAGAAGGTGTTGTTTTTGAAGTACGAGGAGATCGTGGCCGAGCCGATGAGGAGTGTTAAAAGTCTGGCGGAGTTCATGGGGTGCCCGTtctcggaggaggaggagagggatgGGGCGGTGGAGGAGGTCGTAAGGTTGTGCAGTTTTGAGAAGCTCAGCAGCATGGAAGTGAACAAAAGGGGAGTTGGGCTGATGGGCGGGGTAACGATCCAGCAGGCGAACTTCTTTAGAAAAGGCAAGGTGGGTGACTGGGTGAATCATTTGAGCCGTGACATGGCAGAGAGACTGGATCGGCTGGTCCACGAAAAGTTGAATGGATCAGGCCTGACCTTTCAACTG GGCGATGAGGACTATTGGGATGTAACTAGGATGATGTATGCGGTTCGTTTAGCCTTGATCGAAGGTTAA
- the LOC105041070 gene encoding cytosolic sulfotransferase 12 isoform X4 — protein sequence MDSPLLLSSVPSGAQQDEEDHDPIKDLTVQEQSNLISSLPKREGWMRVLRRYQGFWISDVAIPRLMAIQAHFKPRPTDVILVTQPKAGTTWLKALAFAIVNRSNYSFSQHPLLSRNPHECVPFIDLPYVGGHAADYKSLAQPRLLATHIPYSLLPASVADSDCRLVYLCRDPKDVLVSLWHFMKAMKPEIMELSPAFEMFCDGATPYGPVWEHNLEYWRESLRRPEKVLFLKYEEIVAEPMRSVKSLAEFMGCPFSEEEERDGAVEEVVRLCSFEKLSSMEVNKRGVGLMGGVTIQQANFFRKGKVGDWVNHLSRDMAERLDRLVHEKLNGSGLTFQLERAPIRVDPLIIWRLTYLGEIMA from the exons ATGGATTCCCCTCTTCTACTCTCCTCTGTACCATCCGGAGCTCAACAGGATGAGGAAGACCATGACCCGATCAAAGACTTGACAGTCCAGGAGCAAAGCAATCTTATATCTTCTCTTCCAAAACGAGAAGGTTGGATGCGTGTCCTCCGGAGGTACCAAGGCTTCTGGATTTCTGATGTCGCTATTCCACGCCTGATGGCCATCCAAGCCCACTTCAAACCTCGACCCACCGATGTGATCCTCGTCACCCAACCGAAGGCCGGCACCACCTGGCTCAAAGCTCTCGCCTTCGCCATCGTCAACCGCTCCAACTACTCTTTCTCCCAGCACCCATTACTCAGCCGCAACCCCCACGAGTGCGTCCCTTTTATAGACTTGCCCTACGTCGGCGGCCATGCCGCCGACTATAAATCACTCGCTCAGCCACGGCTCCTCGCCACCCACATCCCATACTCGCTGCTGCCGGCCTCCGTTGCCGACTCCGATTGCCGGCTTGTTTATTTGTGCCGAGACCCCAAGGACGTTCTGGTCTCGTTGTGGCACTTCATGAAGGCGATGAAGCCCGAGATCATGGAATTGAGTCCAGCTTTTGAGATGTTTTGCGACGGGGCCACTCCCTACGGTCCAGTCTGGGAGCATAATTTAGAGTACTGGAGGGAGAGTCTGAGGAGGCCCGAGAAGGTGTTGTTTTTGAAGTACGAGGAGATCGTGGCCGAGCCGATGAGGAGTGTTAAAAGTCTGGCGGAGTTCATGGGGTGCCCGTtctcggaggaggaggagagggatgGGGCGGTGGAGGAGGTCGTAAGGTTGTGCAGTTTTGAGAAGCTCAGCAGCATGGAAGTGAACAAAAGGGGAGTTGGGCTGATGGGCGGGGTAACGATCCAGCAGGCGAACTTCTTTAGAAAAGGCAAGGTGGGTGACTGGGTGAATCATTTGAGCCGTGACATGGCAGAGAGACTGGATCGGCTGGTCCACGAAAAGTTGAATGGATCAGGCCTGACCTTTCAACTG GAGAGAGCACCAATCAGGGTCGACCCTCTCATTATTTGGAGGCTCACCTATTTGGGAGAAATTATGGCATGA
- the LOC105041070 gene encoding cytosolic sulfotransferase 12 isoform X6 encodes MDSPLLLSSVPSGAQQDEEDHDPIKDLTVQEQSNLISSLPKREGWMRVLRRYQGFWISDVAIPRLMAIQAHFKPRPTDVILVTQPKAGTTWLKALAFAIVNRSNYSFSQHPLLSRNPHECVPFIDLPYVGGHAADYKSLAQPRLLATHIPYSLLPASVADSDCRLVYLCRDPKDVLVSLWHFMKAMKPEIMELSPAFEMFCDGATPYGPVWEHNLEYWRESLRRPEKVLFLKYEEIVAEPMRSVKSLAEFMGCPFSEEEERDGAVEEVVRLCSFEKLSSMEVNKRGVGLMGGVTIQQANFFRKGKVGDWVNHLSRDMAERLDRLVHEKLNGSGLTFQLTRARTDTPLRCFLCSGSREL; translated from the exons ATGGATTCCCCTCTTCTACTCTCCTCTGTACCATCCGGAGCTCAACAGGATGAGGAAGACCATGACCCGATCAAAGACTTGACAGTCCAGGAGCAAAGCAATCTTATATCTTCTCTTCCAAAACGAGAAGGTTGGATGCGTGTCCTCCGGAGGTACCAAGGCTTCTGGATTTCTGATGTCGCTATTCCACGCCTGATGGCCATCCAAGCCCACTTCAAACCTCGACCCACCGATGTGATCCTCGTCACCCAACCGAAGGCCGGCACCACCTGGCTCAAAGCTCTCGCCTTCGCCATCGTCAACCGCTCCAACTACTCTTTCTCCCAGCACCCATTACTCAGCCGCAACCCCCACGAGTGCGTCCCTTTTATAGACTTGCCCTACGTCGGCGGCCATGCCGCCGACTATAAATCACTCGCTCAGCCACGGCTCCTCGCCACCCACATCCCATACTCGCTGCTGCCGGCCTCCGTTGCCGACTCCGATTGCCGGCTTGTTTATTTGTGCCGAGACCCCAAGGACGTTCTGGTCTCGTTGTGGCACTTCATGAAGGCGATGAAGCCCGAGATCATGGAATTGAGTCCAGCTTTTGAGATGTTTTGCGACGGGGCCACTCCCTACGGTCCAGTCTGGGAGCATAATTTAGAGTACTGGAGGGAGAGTCTGAGGAGGCCCGAGAAGGTGTTGTTTTTGAAGTACGAGGAGATCGTGGCCGAGCCGATGAGGAGTGTTAAAAGTCTGGCGGAGTTCATGGGGTGCCCGTtctcggaggaggaggagagggatgGGGCGGTGGAGGAGGTCGTAAGGTTGTGCAGTTTTGAGAAGCTCAGCAGCATGGAAGTGAACAAAAGGGGAGTTGGGCTGATGGGCGGGGTAACGATCCAGCAGGCGAACTTCTTTAGAAAAGGCAAGGTGGGTGACTGGGTGAATCATTTGAGCCGTGACATGGCAGAGAGACTGGATCGGCTGGTCCACGAAAAGTTGAATGGATCAGGCCTGACCTTTCAACTG ACGCGCGCGCGCACAGATACTCCTCTCAGATGCTTCTTATGCTCCGGTTCGCGTGAGTTGTAA
- the LOC105041070 gene encoding cytosolic sulfotransferase 12 isoform X2, with translation MDSPLLLSSVPSGAQQDEEDHDPIKDLTVQEQSNLISSLPKREGWMRVLRRYQGFWISDVAIPRLMAIQAHFKPRPTDVILVTQPKAGTTWLKALAFAIVNRSNYSFSQHPLLSRNPHECVPFIDLPYVGGHAADYKSLAQPRLLATHIPYSLLPASVADSDCRLVYLCRDPKDVLVSLWHFMKAMKPEIMELSPAFEMFCDGATPYGPVWEHNLEYWRESLRRPEKVLFLKYEEIVAEPMRSVKSLAEFMGCPFSEEEERDGAVEEVVRLCSFEKLSSMEVNKRGVGLMGGVTIQQANFFRKGKVGDWVNHLSRDMAERLDRLVHEKLNGSGLTFQLGYFRDFVLAGRTEGAGEILLVDGSAALGSHHHGDEDGRSMATLPLVPTAMAMKKG, from the exons ATGGATTCCCCTCTTCTACTCTCCTCTGTACCATCCGGAGCTCAACAGGATGAGGAAGACCATGACCCGATCAAAGACTTGACAGTCCAGGAGCAAAGCAATCTTATATCTTCTCTTCCAAAACGAGAAGGTTGGATGCGTGTCCTCCGGAGGTACCAAGGCTTCTGGATTTCTGATGTCGCTATTCCACGCCTGATGGCCATCCAAGCCCACTTCAAACCTCGACCCACCGATGTGATCCTCGTCACCCAACCGAAGGCCGGCACCACCTGGCTCAAAGCTCTCGCCTTCGCCATCGTCAACCGCTCCAACTACTCTTTCTCCCAGCACCCATTACTCAGCCGCAACCCCCACGAGTGCGTCCCTTTTATAGACTTGCCCTACGTCGGCGGCCATGCCGCCGACTATAAATCACTCGCTCAGCCACGGCTCCTCGCCACCCACATCCCATACTCGCTGCTGCCGGCCTCCGTTGCCGACTCCGATTGCCGGCTTGTTTATTTGTGCCGAGACCCCAAGGACGTTCTGGTCTCGTTGTGGCACTTCATGAAGGCGATGAAGCCCGAGATCATGGAATTGAGTCCAGCTTTTGAGATGTTTTGCGACGGGGCCACTCCCTACGGTCCAGTCTGGGAGCATAATTTAGAGTACTGGAGGGAGAGTCTGAGGAGGCCCGAGAAGGTGTTGTTTTTGAAGTACGAGGAGATCGTGGCCGAGCCGATGAGGAGTGTTAAAAGTCTGGCGGAGTTCATGGGGTGCCCGTtctcggaggaggaggagagggatgGGGCGGTGGAGGAGGTCGTAAGGTTGTGCAGTTTTGAGAAGCTCAGCAGCATGGAAGTGAACAAAAGGGGAGTTGGGCTGATGGGCGGGGTAACGATCCAGCAGGCGAACTTCTTTAGAAAAGGCAAGGTGGGTGACTGGGTGAATCATTTGAGCCGTGACATGGCAGAGAGACTGGATCGGCTGGTCCACGAAAAGTTGAATGGATCAGGCCTGACCTTTCAACTG GGTTATTTTCGTGATTTTGTTCTAGCGGGACGAACGGAAGGCGCCGGTGAGATCCTTCTCGTCGATGGCAGCGCCGCCCTCGGTTCTCACCACCATGGCGATGAAGATGGAAGAAGTATGGCGACGCTGCCCTTAGTTCCGACCGCGATGGCAATGAAGAAAGGATGA